In Actinomycetota bacterium, one DNA window encodes the following:
- the hpt gene encoding hypoxanthine phosphoribosyltransferase has product MELQDLQAKPGTESVIGKVVFSSSDIQNRIAELGQQITRDYARKNLLVISILRGGVIFLTDLIRQINLPLSIDFMGISTYGISDTGGGVVRITKDLEDSIEEKDVLIAEDIIDTGLTISYLLRNLKSRYPKSIEICTLLDRDTRRMVDVEIKYKGFSIGEKYIVGYGLDYKQHFRNLDSIYELNIDTVKKDIEQSLNGDSRP; this is encoded by the coding sequence TTGGAATTACAGGACTTACAAGCTAAACCCGGAACAGAAAGCGTAATTGGAAAGGTAGTGTTTTCCAGTTCAGATATCCAGAACCGCATAGCTGAGCTGGGCCAGCAGATAACAAGGGATTATGCCCGGAAGAACTTGCTGGTAATAAGTATACTGCGTGGTGGTGTAATTTTCTTAACCGACCTTATCAGGCAAATCAACCTACCTCTAAGCATTGACTTTATGGGTATATCTACTTATGGAATATCAGATACAGGGGGAGGGGTAGTAAGGATAACCAAGGATTTGGAAGACTCCATTGAAGAAAAGGACGTACTGATTGCCGAAGATATAATTGACACCGGCCTGACCATAAGCTATTTGTTAAGAAACTTAAAATCCAGATACCCCAAAAGCATAGAGATATGCACCCTTCTGGACCGGGATACTAGAAGAATGGTAGATGTAGAGATAAAGTATAAAGGCTTCAGCATAGGAGAAAAATATATTGTAGGCTATGGTCTTGACTACAAACAACATTTTAGGAACCTTGATTCTATTTATGAATTAAATATTGATACTGTAAAAAAAGATATCGAACAATCCCTAAATGGCGACTCCAGGCCTTAA
- a CDS encoding DUF3048 domain-containing protein, translating to MHLTSKSAFFKFLIFILTISIIFTFSVYGCSKQEAVEQAPQEEQPADEPAEPEKPVEEQQQEENSGGLLQKIITGNINILSGLQISEQVEDSRPIAVMIENSPDARPQTGLDLADVIVEIVDEGGVTRYVAIYSSYDTEILGPVRSARQYYGEVACGFDPIYAFWGTYPEGYKIIENMGMDVLSVLGDQSGNSSITAQASHWRDEGRAAPHNGYMSTLQLKEDAQRLGYALEGGQSPFMFKLDASDSEKGSVDQVTVDFSYEQYKAGYQYERENNFYLKSVGGSPQIDRESGEQLIANNIVVLITDIANSGDAAGHMIVRTTNGGKAFYFMDGQVIEGTWDRQSISEPFEFKDSEGNDILFNRGTTWISMVESIDRVIY from the coding sequence TTGCATTTAACAAGCAAATCTGCCTTTTTCAAGTTTCTAATTTTTATTTTAACCATATCCATAATCTTTACCTTTAGTGTATATGGCTGTTCCAAACAGGAAGCAGTGGAGCAAGCACCTCAGGAAGAACAACCGGCAGATGAGCCGGCAGAGCCTGAAAAACCCGTCGAAGAGCAGCAGCAGGAAGAAAATAGTGGAGGATTGCTTCAAAAAATTATAACCGGCAATATAAATATATTGTCCGGCTTGCAGATCTCTGAGCAGGTAGAAGACAGCCGGCCTATTGCTGTTATGATAGAGAATAGCCCTGATGCCAGGCCTCAAACTGGTTTGGATTTAGCGGATGTAATTGTGGAAATTGTAGATGAAGGCGGAGTTACCAGGTATGTGGCTATTTACTCTTCTTATGATACTGAAATACTGGGGCCGGTAAGAAGTGCCAGGCAGTACTATGGAGAGGTTGCTTGCGGTTTTGACCCCATATATGCATTTTGGGGGACCTATCCTGAAGGCTATAAGATAATTGAAAATATGGGAATGGATGTATTAAGCGTTTTAGGGGATCAAAGTGGTAATAGTTCTATTACTGCCCAGGCTTCCCATTGGAGGGATGAAGGCAGGGCTGCACCCCATAATGGATACATGTCCACCCTGCAGCTCAAGGAAGATGCTCAGAGGCTGGGTTACGCTCTGGAGGGGGGGCAGTCTCCATTTATGTTTAAGTTGGATGCTTCTGATTCAGAAAAGGGCAGCGTTGATCAAGTTACCGTAGATTTTTCCTATGAACAATATAAGGCCGGCTACCAATATGAGCGTGAAAATAATTTTTATTTGAAATCAGTAGGAGGTTCACCCCAAATAGACAGGGAATCAGGTGAGCAGCTGATAGCTAATAATATAGTGGTGCTTATCACTGATATTGCCAATTCTGGTGATGCTGCCGGACATATGATTGTAAGGACTACCAATGGCGGAAAGGCTTTTTATTTCATGGACGGCCAGGTAATCGAAGGAACCTGGGACAGGCAAAGCATTTCTGAACCTTTTGAATTTAAAGACAGCGAAGGAAACGATATACTGTTTAATAGGGGCACCACCTGGATTTCCATGGTGGAAAGCATAGACAGGGTGATTTATTAA
- a CDS encoding D-alanyl-D-alanine carboxypeptidase, whose translation MIDCKVMLKKILIGLAVFILVVLYYGYATPRLEAEDYPQIAAESALVMEKQTGAVLWEKNSQQSMYPASTTKMLTAIIAIESLTDLSQLAEISENAAGRNHSAFSFKQGDKVSVLDLIKASLICSHNNATIALAEHISGSEKDFVETMNIKARHIGAYDTFFQNTNGLDSDYPYHRTTARDLAIIAKYCLNNPLFAQIVNTEEDIITIGENEVEINNTNHLLQLNHIKGIKTGFTANAGYCIVTYSDSAKLDLITVILNSTSDSREEDAVTLINYVERNYGFAQVVDQNLKVDTVDTGGLTKTKIDLYPGRSYYQFVNSSEDDIDFKYSVNHNIVLPVSKNQNLGNLEVYINGQFVEEIPLVSTEAVEGPNIEQHLVSTRPDTNKKVMFFAIGFYFLVFIFIIVKNLFFKTKFYV comes from the coding sequence ATGATTGATTGCAAGGTAATGCTTAAAAAAATCCTGATAGGTTTGGCTGTCTTCATATTGGTAGTGCTTTATTATGGTTATGCTACACCCCGGTTGGAAGCAGAAGATTATCCCCAAATAGCTGCAGAGTCTGCATTGGTAATGGAAAAACAAACAGGTGCTGTGTTATGGGAAAAAAATAGCCAGCAAAGCATGTATCCGGCTAGTACTACCAAGATGCTCACCGCTATTATTGCCATAGAAAGCTTAACTGATTTAAGCCAGTTGGCAGAAATTTCTGAAAATGCCGCGGGAAGAAATCATTCTGCATTCAGTTTCAAGCAAGGGGATAAGGTTTCTGTTTTAGATTTGATTAAAGCTTCCCTGATTTGTTCCCACAACAATGCTACTATTGCCTTGGCGGAGCATATATCGGGCAGCGAAAAGGATTTTGTAGAAACCATGAACATTAAAGCCAGGCATATAGGAGCTTATGATACTTTTTTCCAGAACACCAACGGCCTGGATTCTGACTATCCTTACCACAGGACTACTGCCAGAGACCTGGCTATCATAGCCAAATATTGTTTGAATAATCCCTTGTTTGCCCAAATTGTCAACACAGAAGAGGACATTATTACCATAGGGGAGAATGAAGTGGAGATCAATAATACCAATCATTTGCTACAATTGAACCATATCAAAGGCATAAAAACAGGATTTACTGCTAATGCTGGCTACTGTATTGTAACTTATTCTGATTCCGCTAAACTGGACCTGATTACCGTTATTCTAAACAGTACCAGCGACAGCAGGGAAGAAGATGCCGTGACCCTGATAAATTATGTAGAAAGAAATTACGGTTTTGCCCAGGTAGTAGATCAAAACCTTAAGGTAGATACAGTTGATACCGGGGGTTTAACCAAAACCAAAATAGACCTATATCCCGGCCGGAGCTATTACCAGTTTGTAAACAGTTCAGAAGACGATATAGATTTTAAATATTCAGTTAACCATAATATAGTGCTGCCGGTTAGCAAAAACCAAAACCTGGGTAATCTTGAAGTGTATATAAATGGGCAGTTTGTGGAAGAAATTCCCCTGGTGAGCACTGAAGCGGTAGAGGGACCCAATATAGAGCAACACCTGGTTTCCACCCGTCCGGATACCAATAAAAAGGTCATGTTTTTTGCTATTGGATTTTACTTTTTAGTTTTTATATTTATAATAGTTAAGAATTTATTTTTTAAGACAAAGTTTTATGTATAA
- a CDS encoding MerR family transcriptional regulator, with product MDNNKKYFTIGELVDYLKKTYPDISSSKLRFLESRGLLNPGRADNKYRVYDSQDIKKINFILKMQKDYYMPLDVVKEKLDTVDFSSQPDESKAIKEMQLKLGEQFEELEPKSLSLGEAADKYSISASYINELVEDSIIETKKDGERDIIASEDLEIIKIAAQLEKYGIHIKHLKMFDNFATRHASFIQQIVLPLFLSSNKESHRNGQKILNQLDSLLSNLYNLLVKRKNREFLDKHK from the coding sequence ATGGATAACAATAAAAAATATTTTACTATCGGGGAACTGGTGGATTACCTAAAAAAAACGTATCCGGATATCAGTTCCAGCAAGCTTCGTTTCTTGGAATCACGGGGTTTATTAAACCCTGGCCGGGCAGATAATAAATACCGTGTATATGACAGCCAAGACATCAAGAAAATTAACTTTATATTAAAAATGCAAAAAGACTATTATATGCCGTTGGATGTAGTAAAAGAGAAACTGGATACGGTTGATTTCTCGTCCCAGCCCGATGAGAGCAAGGCCATAAAAGAAATGCAGCTAAAGCTGGGAGAGCAGTTTGAAGAATTGGAACCCAAGTCCCTGTCTCTGGGAGAAGCTGCAGATAAATACAGCATTAGCGCTTCCTACATCAATGAACTGGTGGAAGATAGCATAATTGAAACCAAAAAAGATGGCGAAAGGGATATTATAGCCAGCGAGGATTTGGAGATAATAAAAATAGCGGCCCAGCTGGAAAAATATGGCATACATATTAAGCATTTAAAGATGTTTGACAATTTTGCTACCAGGCATGCATCTTTTATTCAACAGATAGTACTCCCTTTATTTTTATCTTCCAATAAAGAATCTCACAGGAACGGCCAAAAAATTTTAAACCAGCTGGATTCACTGCTAAGTAATTTATATAATTTGCTGGTTAAAAGAAAAAACAGGGAATTCTTGGACAAGCATAAATGA
- a CDS encoding FHA domain-containing protein: protein MNQDINNTESIREQQFDLPDEVKTSIIDGLKQVPKGKNGFLVIKGPNIGEKFFLNKPSITIGRSSESDIFLDDVTVSRQHAAIVNEPGGVAIEDSGSLNGSYVNGKRVEKCMLTHGDRVQIGKYVFIYFTT from the coding sequence ATGAATCAAGATATTAATAATACAGAATCCATAAGAGAACAGCAGTTCGACCTACCCGATGAAGTTAAGACTAGCATCATTGACGGTCTTAAACAAGTTCCCAAGGGGAAAAATGGTTTCTTGGTTATAAAAGGACCCAATATTGGGGAAAAGTTTTTTTTAAACAAACCATCCATAACTATAGGCCGAAGCTCTGAATCTGATATATTTTTAGATGATGTTACTGTATCCAGGCAACATGCGGCCATAGTAAATGAACCTGGTGGGGTTGCTATTGAAGATTCTGGCAGTTTAAATGGCAGTTATGTAAATGGAAAAAGGGTAGAGAAGTGTATGCTTACCCACGGGGATAGGGTTCAGATAGGCAAATATGTTTTTATATATTTTACTACTTAA
- a CDS encoding phosphoglucomutase/phosphomannomutase family protein, producing the protein MAKGIKFGTDGWRSIIADDFTFDNVELVTKAICGHLFGSGQGKKGLFIGYDNRFLSEDFAQRAAETIAREGINVFLASVSVPTPLTAFMVKYLQLDGALMFTASHNPPRYNGIKFIPYYAGPADQEITQSIEDNLSRLLSRQEPEQLRPPLAEIKKVSDFSSYIDQIMGLIDADLISEAKPRVAIDTMYGSGSMIFPQLINEKLGLAAPVINNWRDPLFGGKLPDPNQDNLGQLYQIIQQEHLDLGLALDGDADRFGAIDAKGKYISPNNVICIILYYLARENRFKNGDMVVRTVATTHLVDKICKDFQLEVKETPVGFKYIGQAMVEGNVLIGGEESGGLSIKGHIPEKDGLLANLLLLEIQSYINIKGLGPYLSDYLGEIYARYGTFYNTRLDLNIPEDKKAKVMDFFRSLRDTSIGKGTVTEINSADGIKLLMDKHDSWLLIRPSGTEPLIRCYIETTDQHNFNLIKNFVEQNINNLIK; encoded by the coding sequence ATGGCTAAGGGTATAAAATTCGGAACAGACGGCTGGCGGTCCATTATTGCCGATGATTTTACCTTTGATAATGTGGAACTGGTAACCAAAGCTATATGCGGGCATCTTTTTGGCAGCGGCCAGGGTAAAAAAGGCCTTTTTATAGGTTATGACAACCGTTTTCTATCAGAAGATTTTGCCCAAAGGGCAGCAGAGACTATCGCCCGGGAAGGAATTAATGTATTTTTGGCCTCTGTCTCCGTACCCACCCCGTTAACTGCTTTTATGGTAAAATATTTACAGCTGGATGGAGCATTGATGTTTACAGCCAGCCATAATCCGCCCAGATACAACGGCATTAAGTTCATACCTTATTATGCCGGTCCGGCAGACCAGGAAATAACCCAAAGCATAGAGGATAATTTAAGCCGCCTTCTATCCCGCCAAGAACCAGAACAGCTTCGCCCCCCTTTGGCTGAAATTAAAAAAGTCAGCGATTTTAGCAGTTATATTGACCAAATTATGGGTCTAATCGATGCTGATTTGATATCTGAAGCTAAACCCAGGGTAGCCATAGACACCATGTATGGCTCAGGCAGCATGATTTTTCCTCAGCTAATCAATGAAAAGTTAGGCTTGGCGGCACCGGTTATCAACAACTGGCGGGATCCTTTGTTTGGAGGAAAGCTTCCTGATCCCAACCAGGATAATTTAGGCCAACTGTATCAGATAATCCAACAAGAACACCTGGACTTGGGACTTGCTTTGGATGGCGATGCTGACCGGTTTGGGGCAATTGATGCTAAAGGCAAATACATAAGCCCCAATAATGTAATATGCATCATCCTTTATTACCTGGCCCGGGAAAATAGATTCAAAAATGGTGATATGGTGGTTAGAACTGTAGCTACTACCCACCTTGTAGATAAAATTTGTAAAGACTTTCAGCTTGAAGTCAAGGAAACACCGGTTGGATTCAAATATATCGGCCAAGCTATGGTAGAGGGCAATGTCTTAATAGGGGGAGAGGAAAGCGGCGGCCTTAGCATAAAAGGCCATATTCCAGAAAAAGACGGCTTGCTGGCTAATCTATTGCTATTAGAGATACAGTCCTATATAAATATAAAAGGATTAGGGCCATATCTTTCTGATTATCTTGGTGAAATTTATGCCAGGTATGGGACTTTTTATAACACCAGGCTGGATCTAAATATTCCGGAAGATAAAAAGGCAAAAGTAATGGATTTTTTTAGGAGCTTAAGGGATACCAGCATAGGAAAAGGCACGGTAACTGAGATAAACTCTGCAGATGGTATAAAACTACTGATGGACAAACATGATAGCTGGTTACTGATAAGACCTTCCGGCACAGAGCCGTTGATAAGGTGTTATATTGAAACCACGGATCAGCACAATTTTAATTTAATTAAAAATTTTGTTGAACAAAACATTAACAATCTAATAAAATAA
- a CDS encoding NAD(P)-dependent glycerol-3-phosphate dehydrogenase: MKDAASNILIIGAGSWGTTLAAVLGQKGHHVWLWARNIETLNSILKEGKNKKYTADLVLPSTVQAFHSLADLPSGLGIVIFAVPSHALRSTVQVFLPVLKTQKMLQAIVNAAKGLEVDTNLRLSEVLSQTLPLALKNKIAVLSGPNISSEIAKKLPSVSTIASSNQKVMQWLQPRLSTDYFRVYTNKDLVGVEIGGAVKNIIAIAAGISDGLGFGTNTKASLVTRGLYEITRLGVKMGARSQTFSGISGMGDLITTCFSPHSRNRLFGQEIAQGANPQNLYQQMFMVAEGFNTTKAVFNLSQQLGLEMPIAFCTYDILYNNSPPRDSVFKLMNRKFKPEIEHF; encoded by the coding sequence TTGAAAGATGCAGCTAGCAATATTCTAATCATAGGGGCTGGGAGCTGGGGAACCACACTGGCTGCGGTTCTGGGTCAAAAAGGCCATCATGTATGGCTGTGGGCCAGAAATATAGAAACCTTAAACTCAATATTGAAGGAAGGTAAAAATAAAAAATACACAGCCGATTTGGTTTTGCCTTCCACCGTGCAGGCTTTTCATTCCTTGGCTGATTTGCCTTCCGGCCTGGGGATAGTAATTTTTGCCGTACCTTCGCATGCCTTAAGGAGCACAGTCCAGGTATTTTTACCTGTGTTGAAAACACAAAAAATGCTACAGGCAATAGTGAATGCGGCCAAAGGTTTGGAGGTTGATACCAATTTAAGGCTTTCTGAAGTACTGTCCCAAACACTACCTTTGGCATTAAAGAATAAGATTGCGGTATTATCAGGCCCCAACATTAGTTCAGAGATAGCCAAAAAATTGCCCAGCGTGTCCACCATAGCTTCATCCAACCAAAAGGTGATGCAATGGCTGCAGCCCAGGCTTAGCACTGATTATTTCCGGGTTTATACCAACAAGGACCTGGTAGGGGTGGAGATAGGAGGGGCAGTAAAAAATATAATAGCTATAGCTGCCGGTATATCCGACGGTTTGGGATTCGGTACCAATACCAAAGCTTCCCTGGTTACCAGGGGATTGTATGAGATTACCAGGCTGGGAGTAAAAATGGGGGCCAGATCCCAGACTTTCTCGGGAATTTCAGGAATGGGGGACCTTATCACTACTTGTTTTAGCCCCCACAGCAGGAATCGTTTATTCGGCCAGGAAATTGCACAGGGTGCCAATCCCCAAAACTTATACCAGCAAATGTTCATGGTAGCCGAAGGTTTTAACACTACTAAAGCAGTATTCAACCTGAGCCAACAGCTAGGCCTGGAGATGCCTATTGCTTTCTGCACTTATGATATTCTCTATAATAACTCCCCTCCGAGGGATAGCGTATTTAAGCTTATGAACAGAAAGTTTAAACCTGAAATTGAGCATTTTTAA
- the der gene encoding ribosome biogenesis GTPase Der — translation MDKDIPRIAVVGKPNVGKSTLINRICQTRDAIISAQPMITRDRKYYSTDWNGISFYVMDTGGIDLGSKQKLALQIFMQAQQAINEASIILFVVDITQPVSSLDQEIAQIIRKTGKEVIMAANKWDNPDGSYFTEDYLKFGFNYPYKVSAIQGIGIGDLLDEIVNSILKIHPEPQDVINEDNIPRISILGKPNVGKSTLFNSIVGQERAIVDQVEGTTRDSIDSIVAIEEKQYKFIDTAGIKRDKQKQQDLEYYSKLRSLRAIDYSDISLVLIDALQGASKQDLKIIESCIEKGVSICVVINKIDLVDNQALKKLITDLDHKLDFASYIPFLKISALNKKGIKEIISTIDLLMEERQKRIPENKLMKLFKELEPESALYSKGKKFKIKFIRQTKQAPPVFFVFSNINIGKKTNIKRYIENNIRDNFGFTGTPIIIRTKN, via the coding sequence ATGGATAAAGATATACCCAGGATAGCTGTGGTGGGCAAGCCCAATGTGGGTAAATCCACCTTAATTAACCGAATCTGCCAGACCAGGGATGCTATTATTTCAGCGCAGCCCATGATTACCAGGGACAGAAAATATTATTCTACTGACTGGAACGGGATAAGTTTCTATGTTATGGATACCGGTGGAATAGATTTAGGCTCCAAGCAAAAACTAGCCCTTCAAATTTTTATGCAGGCCCAGCAGGCCATAAATGAAGCCAGCATAATATTATTTGTGGTAGATATAACCCAGCCTGTATCTTCCCTGGACCAGGAGATTGCCCAAATTATTAGAAAAACCGGTAAAGAGGTTATAATGGCAGCTAATAAATGGGATAATCCTGATGGCTCCTATTTTACCGAGGACTATCTTAAGTTCGGCTTTAATTACCCTTATAAAGTATCAGCTATACAGGGCATAGGAATTGGCGACCTGCTGGATGAAATTGTGAACAGTATCCTCAAAATACACCCCGAACCCCAAGATGTAATAAATGAGGATAATATACCCAGGATATCCATTTTAGGCAAACCAAATGTGGGCAAATCAACCCTGTTTAACAGTATAGTGGGCCAGGAAAGGGCTATAGTAGACCAGGTAGAGGGGACTACCAGGGACAGTATTGACAGCATTGTAGCCATAGAGGAGAAGCAGTATAAGTTTATCGATACTGCGGGGATTAAAAGAGACAAGCAGAAGCAGCAGGACCTGGAATATTACAGTAAGCTTAGGAGTTTAAGGGCGATTGACTATTCGGATATAAGCCTGGTACTTATAGATGCCCTCCAGGGAGCCAGCAAACAGGACTTAAAAATAATTGAATCCTGTATCGAAAAAGGGGTAAGCATATGTGTAGTAATCAATAAAATTGATCTGGTAGATAACCAGGCCCTAAAAAAGCTTATAACAGATTTGGACCACAAGCTTGATTTTGCTTCCTATATACCATTTCTAAAAATCAGTGCCTTAAACAAGAAAGGCATTAAAGAGATAATCAGTACTATAGATCTTTTAATGGAAGAAAGGCAAAAAAGAATACCGGAAAACAAATTGATGAAATTATTTAAAGAACTGGAGCCGGAGAGTGCGCTTTATTCCAAAGGAAAGAAATTCAAAATCAAGTTTATAAGGCAAACCAAACAAGCGCCTCCTGTGTTCTTTGTGTTTTCCAATATCAATATTGGTAAAAAAACCAATATTAAAAGGTATATTGAAAATAATATAAGGGATAATTTCGGATTTACCGGCACTCCAATTATAATTAGGACTAAAAATTGA
- a CDS encoding DUF512 domain-containing protein: MSSIKTCNNRCIFCFVDQLPSGLRSSLYIKDDDFLMSFMYGNFITLSNLSELHIQKIIKSRLEPLYVSLHSLDMQVRKQIFGTGRHLKGLKNFKELAQNQISMHVQIVVCPHINDGDRLIETLDELVLSYPSVKSIGLVPVGLTKYNRHTSLKPFTAKQAQETLDTVTGFTKLKKVENKVFLSDEFYIIAGKSFPSYQYYSKFFQINNGIGKSRDFMESFKRLAPSSLKTRALIVSSEYGSYVFNQLYQEIEMKGRLPLLTVKNNFLGTSIKATGLLCGADIINQLKKINFDRYSVVILPDCIFNEQGLTLDGYKKENILSINDKLRIIKENAKELIGELY, encoded by the coding sequence ATGAGCAGCATCAAGACCTGTAATAATAGATGTATATTTTGCTTTGTGGATCAGCTACCTTCTGGATTAAGATCATCCTTATATATAAAAGATGATGATTTCTTAATGTCTTTTATGTATGGAAATTTTATAACCCTTTCCAATCTGAGTGAGCTCCATATACAAAAAATTATTAAATCCAGGCTGGAACCTTTATATGTTTCACTTCATAGCCTGGATATGCAGGTTAGAAAACAAATCTTTGGCACAGGCCGGCATTTAAAGGGGCTGAAAAATTTTAAGGAGTTGGCACAGAACCAAATCAGTATGCATGTACAGATTGTCGTTTGTCCTCATATAAATGATGGGGACCGCTTGATAGAGACTCTGGATGAATTGGTTTTATCATATCCCAGTGTAAAATCCATAGGCCTGGTGCCGGTAGGTTTAACCAAATATAACCGCCACACTAGCCTTAAACCCTTTACCGCTAAACAGGCACAAGAAACCCTGGATACGGTAACCGGGTTTACTAAATTAAAGAAGGTGGAAAATAAAGTTTTTTTATCCGATGAGTTTTATATCATTGCTGGCAAGAGCTTTCCTTCTTACCAGTATTATTCTAAGTTTTTTCAGATAAATAATGGCATCGGCAAAAGCAGGGATTTTATGGAAAGCTTTAAAAGGTTGGCACCATCCAGCCTGAAAACCAGGGCTTTGATAGTATCTTCCGAATATGGCAGTTATGTTTTTAATCAGCTTTACCAGGAAATAGAAATGAAGGGCAGGCTGCCGTTATTGACAGTAAAAAATAATTTTCTGGGCACTTCCATTAAGGCTACCGGTCTGCTTTGCGGAGCTGATATAATAAACCAGCTTAAGAAAATTAACTTTGACCGTTATTCTGTGGTAATATTGCCTGACTGTATATTCAATGAACAGGGGCTTACCCTGGACGGATATAAAAAAGAGAATATTTTAAGCATTAATGATAAACTAAGGATAATTAAAGAAAACGCCAAAGAGCTGATAGGAGAGCTTTACTGA
- the ispH gene encoding 4-hydroxy-3-methylbut-2-enyl diphosphate reductase: MKIEIAELAGYCFGVKRALAIAEETLVQKKGKNIYTVGQIIHNPQVVKELDDQGIHSVESADHIPEKSIVIIRSHGLPPSTTNMLEKKNISTVDATCPFVKTAHKKIRELESEGYFVVLVGTSNHPEVIGIAEQIDQTSVLIAEKPEDLANLPPSRKKIGVIVQTTQTLECLKAIVVPLLEKARELKIINTICNTTKRRQHETRKLASTVDLMLVIGGKNSANTTHLAQLAREVNPHTYHIQSYKEIEEKWLKGVGKVGLSGGASTPRSHILEVKNFLEAL, encoded by the coding sequence ATGAAGATTGAAATTGCAGAATTGGCCGGGTATTGTTTTGGGGTAAAACGGGCCCTGGCCATAGCCGAAGAGACACTTGTTCAAAAAAAAGGTAAAAACATCTATACTGTGGGGCAAATTATTCATAATCCCCAGGTAGTAAAAGAGCTGGACGATCAAGGAATTCATTCTGTAGAAAGTGCTGACCATATTCCTGAAAAAAGCATTGTGATTATCAGGTCCCATGGTCTTCCACCCTCTACTACCAATATGCTGGAAAAGAAAAATATTTCTACTGTGGATGCTACCTGTCCCTTTGTAAAGACTGCCCATAAAAAGATACGGGAACTTGAGTCTGAAGGCTATTTTGTGGTTTTGGTAGGTACCAGCAATCATCCGGAAGTCATAGGCATAGCAGAGCAAATAGACCAAACGTCGGTATTAATAGCAGAAAAACCTGAAGATTTAGCCAATCTGCCTCCATCCCGGAAAAAAATTGGAGTAATAGTTCAAACCACCCAAACCCTGGAATGCCTTAAAGCTATAGTAGTCCCTTTATTGGAGAAGGCCAGGGAGCTTAAAATCATTAACACTATTTGCAATACCACCAAACGCAGGCAGCATGAAACCCGTAAACTAGCCTCAACCGTAGACCTGATGTTAGTAATAGGTGGAAAAAACAGTGCCAATACAACACATTTAGCCCAGCTGGCCAGAGAAGTAAATCCCCATACCTACCATATTCAAAGCTATAAGGAAATAGAGGAGAAATGGCTAAAAGGGGTAGGCAAGGTAGGGCTTTCTGGAGGTGCTTCCACTCCCCGCAGCCATATACTAGAGGTTAAAAATTTTTTAGAGGCACTGTAA
- a CDS encoding lysophospholipid acyltransferase family protein — MLKTNHGKIYKFFYIIILQAINWLLRFLFRVKTYNFENIPLGGKLIICSNHISYVDPLVIGSYIKRYVYFMAKRELFSNRFLSRLVTFFNAFPINRHHGDTSAIRTALRILESQQALGLFPEGTRSVDGIVKEGKKGVGLLAVMSDAPIIPIAITGANKIIQKPHKRLFFPRISLMAGEIIDVKKIKEQYGRKKAMQIIVDQVMESIKNLLKELNED; from the coding sequence ATGCTAAAAACTAACCATGGAAAGATATACAAATTTTTTTACATTATAATACTACAGGCCATAAACTGGTTACTTAGGTTTCTGTTTAGGGTAAAAACCTATAATTTTGAAAATATACCCCTGGGGGGAAAGCTAATAATATGTTCCAATCATATAAGCTATGTTGACCCGTTAGTAATAGGATCCTATATTAAGCGCTATGTCTATTTTATGGCTAAGCGTGAGCTGTTCAGCAACCGTTTTTTATCACGGCTGGTAACTTTCTTTAATGCTTTCCCCATAAACCGGCACCATGGAGATACCAGCGCTATTAGAACTGCTTTAAGGATACTGGAAAGCCAACAGGCTCTTGGCCTGTTTCCAGAAGGTACCAGGTCGGTAGACGGTATTGTAAAGGAAGGCAAAAAAGGAGTGGGGCTGCTGGCAGTAATGTCTGATGCTCCCATAATACCTATTGCTATTACTGGTGCTAATAAAATCATCCAGAAGCCCCATAAAAGGCTGTTTTTTCCCCGTATATCCTTGATGGCCGGTGAAATCATAGATGTAAAAAAAATAAAAGAACAATATGGGCGCAAAAAAGCCATGCAGATTATAGTAGACCAGGTTATGGAGTCAATTAAAAACCTATTAAAGGAATTAAATGAAGATTGA